TCATGGTGTAACCGAAGGCCGCCCTCCAGCTTTGGATTTGGCTACTGAGAAAACACTGCTGAGCACAGTGCTTACCTCGATTCGCGGCGGTCTGGTGCGTTCAGCACATGACTTGTCCGAAGGCGGCCTTGCTGTAGCACTTGCAGAGAGCTGTATCAGTGGTGGTATTGGTGCGAACGTTGAACTTTCTGCTAATGGACTTAGATCCGATATAGCATTGTTCAGTGAGAGCCAATCACGTATCGTGCTGACGGCAGCACCTGAACGTGCGGAAGAGCTGAAAGCAGCGATTGCTGCCAGCGGCGTTCCAGTGGAAATCATCGGAACTGTAGGTGGAGACAGACTGCGCGTAAATCTGGACGGTGCATCCGTATTAGATGAAGCTGTAGCAGAATTGAAATTCGTTTGGGAGGATGCTATTCCATGTCTTATGAAATAAAGACCGGGAAAGAGCAGGAGACTCCTATCCTGTGGACTGGTGACTTTTACAATGAAGGAACGGGCTCGGGAGATATTTTTGACACATTAAAAGAAGAATGCGGCGTTTTCGGGGTCTTCGGACACCCGGAAGCGGCGTCCATGTCTTATTACGGCTTGCACGCCTTACAGCACCGTGGGGAAGAAAGTGCGGGCATCTGCGTAGCAGATGGTCGTGATTTCAACTATCACCGCGGGATGGGGTTAGTAAAAGAAGTATTCGACAAGGACAAAATTGCCTCACTGGTTGGAGACATGTCCATCGGGCATGTACGTTATTCCACCAGCGGAGACAGCCGCTTAACCAATGCACAGCCGCTCGTATTCAAATATCGTGACGGTGATTTGGCGATTGCTACGAACGGTAACATAGTAAATGAACCGTTGATTCGTAAACAGCTTGAGCAAAGCGGATCAATCTTCCAAACCACAAGTGATACAGAAGTGCTGGCGCATCTGATTGCGCGTTCGTCTAAGGATTTTGTTGAAGCGGCTAAGGATGCGCTAAAACAACTGGTTGGCGGATTTGCTTTTCTGCTTATGACGAATGACAAATTAATTGTCGCTTCGGATTCCCATGGTTTGCGTCCGCTTGTAATGGGACGGATCGGCGACGCCTATATTTTTGCTTCCGAATCTTGCGCCTTAGAAGTTATCGGAGCACAGTTAGTACGCGATATCGAACCTGGCGAACTGCTCGTGCTTGATAAAAATGGCCTGTTAGAGGACCGTTTTACCGAGCCAAAACGTAAAGCGCTATGCGCGATGGAGTATATTTACTTCTCTCGCCCAGACAGTGATATGAATGGCGCTAACCTGCACACCGCCCGTAAGCGGATGGGTAGCCGAATGGCATTAGAAGCTTTCGTAGATGCTGACCTCGTAACTGGTGTACCGGATTCAAGTATCTCGGCAGCGATTGGATTTGCGGAGCAGACGGGCATTCCTTATGAGCTTGGGCTCATCAAGAATAAGTATACAGGCCGGACCTTCATCCAGCCGAGCCAAGAGCTGCGTGAGCAAGGTGTGAAAATGAAGCTAAGCGCCGTGCGCAGTGTGGTCGATGGCAAACGTGTTGTCATGATCGATGATTCCATCGTGCGTGGAACAACTTCACGGCGGATCGTCAATCTGCTCCGTGAAGCGGGAGCCGCAGAGGTTCACGTGCGGATTACATCGCCGCCCTTCAAGAATCCTTGCTTCTACGGCATTGATACCCCAGACCGCCGCGATCTCATCGCGTCGTACAAGTCCATTGCGGAAATGTGCGAAGAGATTAATGCCGATTCCTTGGCATTCTTGTCACCGGAGGGTTTAATCACTTCCATTGGTGGTCACAACAAAGATGATTACAAAGGCGGGCTATGCCTTTCCTGCTTCGATAATGATTACCCGACGCAGGTTGATTTTGACGGGGCGGAAAAAGATGGCTGCTCATGTTGACATCCCCCTAAGTCCCCCTTGCAAAGGGGGATTCCGAAGGGCTCTGCCCTCCGGCCACCCGAAAGCTCGGCGGTAGGAGTTGGGTTATAACTTGCTAAGAAGACTTGGGTACGAGTGCTCGCTTTGTCCCTGTGTGCTACGCACGGACGGGACACGCTTTACGGCGCTCCGCCCCCCGGCTGCATACCGCCGCCGGGAATGGCTCGCCAAGCTGGTCGCTAGTCTCGCTAAGGTAGGCGCTCGGCTACGCCCAAAGCGCCAAGAGCAGCTCACCAAGCTCGTCCCTGTTTGCTGCGCAAATGCAGGACTCGCTTGTCTCGCTAAGGTAGGCGCTCGACTGCGCCCAAAGCGTCAAGAGCAGCTCGCCAAGCTCGTCCCTGTTTGCTGCGCAAATGCGGAACCCGCTAGTCTCGCTAAGGTAGGCGCTCGGCTGCGCCCAAAGCGCCAAGAGCAGCTCACCAAGCTCGTCCCTGTTTGCTGCGCAAATGCAGGACCCGCTTGTTTCGCTTAAGGAGGTGCATGGCGCAGCTCATGCACCGAGGTCTTGAGGTCCGTGTGCAAGGCGCGCACTGCGGCTTGCAGTAGGGTGAAAGCGGTGGTTGGAGGGAGTTATGGAGAGGAAGTTTGGAACTGTAGAAGCGTAGCGCTCGCCTTTATGTTTGGATTTCTACCGCGAAGAGCGGTTTAAATCAGGAAATCCAAACATAACAGCGATCGGAAGTCCAAACATTCCTTGTAATAGCTCCCCTATAACCACCAAAAAAATCCCGAATGCCCCACAAACGCGCTCTAAATTAAAATAAGATGAGGTGTCCCAAGTGTCGGAAGCTTATAAAAACGCCGGAGTGGATATTGCGGCTGGTAACGAAGCGGTAGAACGCATGAAAAAGCACGTAAAACGTACTTACCGTCCAGAAGTAATGACGGATCTTGGTGGGTTCGGAGCGCTGTTTGGCCTCAATAAAGATAAATATGAAGAGCCAGTGCTCGTATCGGGAACTGATGGTGTAGGCACGAAGCTTAAGATCGCGTTCGCTGCGGATCGCCATGACACGATTGGGATCGACGCTGTAGCTATGTGCGTGAACGACATTGTAGTGCAAGGTGCGGAGCCGCTATTTTTCCTAGATTATCTGGCTTGCGACAAAGTCGTACCGGAGAAAATCGAAGCGATCGTAGCAGGAATCGCAGAGGGCTGTCACCAAGCAGGTTGTGCGCTGATTGGCGGCGAAACGGCTGAAATGCCGGGCATGTATTCAGCGGGTGAGTATGATATCGCTGGATTCACAGTTGGCGTTGCTGACAAAGCGAAGCTGGTAACAGGCGCTAACATCGCTGCTGGAGACACAGTGATTGGTTTAGCTTCTAGCGGCGTGCACAGCAACGGCTTCTCACTTGTGCGTAAGCTTTTGCTTGAGGAAGATGGCTATGGCCTGAATGATGTGCTTCCGGAGCTTGGAGCTCCGCTTGTGGATGTACTTCTTGCACCAACTAAGATTTATGTGAAGCCTTTGCTGGCGCTGCTGGAGCAGCTTCCGGTGAAAGGGATGGCACATATTACGGGTGGCGGATTCATCGAGAATATCCCGCGCGTATTGCCTGACGGTGTAGATGTGGAGATTAATTACGGATCGTGGCCGATTCTGCCGATCTTCGGATTGATGCAGAACAAAGGAAACGTAAGCAACCGTGATATGTTTACTACTTTTAATATGGGAATTGGACTTGTTCTGGTAGTAAGTAGCGCTGATGGAGAACATGCTCTTGAACTGCTCAAAGCGAGCGGAGAAGAGGCTTTTATCATTGGTAAAGTGACAGAAGGGGAACGCAAAGTAACCTTTACTGGAGCTGAAGTGTGATGCAATGGAGTCGAATCGCTGTTTTGGCTTCTGGGCAAGGCAGTAATTTTGCTGCACTGATCGATGCACAGAGAGCAGGCTTGCTTGGTGAGGGCAATATTGAGTTGCTTGTATCCGACAAGCCAGAGGCACCTGTAGCTAAGCGAGCGGAGGATGCGGGCATTCCCACCCTCTTGCTGCGGCCAAAAGACTTCGCCAGCCGTGAACTCTACGAAGCAGAGATTGTAGCAGAGCTTCAGCGGCGGGAAATCGGGCTGGTTGTGCTGGCAGGATACATGCGTCTTATTACGCCAGTGCTTTTAACGCCGTATGCTGGACGAATTATTAACATTCATCCATCGCTGCTGCCTGCTTTTGCAGGAAAAGATGCAATCGGACAAGCGCTGGATTATGGCGTGAAGCTGACGGGTGTTACTGTGCATTTTGTCGATGGAGGTATGGATACCGGGCCTGTTATTGCTCAGCGCAGCGTAGCCCTGCAGGATAACGACACGGCGGATTCATTGGCAGAACGTATTCATAAGGTTGAGTATGAGCTGTATCCCGAAGTGGTTGGCGCTTTTGCCAGCGGGAAAGTG
This genomic stretch from Paenibacillus sp. FSL H7-0737 harbors:
- the purM gene encoding phosphoribosylformylglycinamidine cyclo-ligase, with product MSEAYKNAGVDIAAGNEAVERMKKHVKRTYRPEVMTDLGGFGALFGLNKDKYEEPVLVSGTDGVGTKLKIAFAADRHDTIGIDAVAMCVNDIVVQGAEPLFFLDYLACDKVVPEKIEAIVAGIAEGCHQAGCALIGGETAEMPGMYSAGEYDIAGFTVGVADKAKLVTGANIAAGDTVIGLASSGVHSNGFSLVRKLLLEEDGYGLNDVLPELGAPLVDVLLAPTKIYVKPLLALLEQLPVKGMAHITGGGFIENIPRVLPDGVDVEINYGSWPILPIFGLMQNKGNVSNRDMFTTFNMGIGLVLVVSSADGEHALELLKASGEEAFIIGKVTEGERKVTFTGAEV
- the purN gene encoding phosphoribosylglycinamide formyltransferase, whose product is MQWSRIAVLASGQGSNFAALIDAQRAGLLGEGNIELLVSDKPEAPVAKRAEDAGIPTLLLRPKDFASRELYEAEIVAELQRREIGLVVLAGYMRLITPVLLTPYAGRIINIHPSLLPAFAGKDAIGQALDYGVKLTGVTVHFVDGGMDTGPVIAQRSVALQDNDTADSLAERIHKVEYELYPEVVGAFASGKVELSGRKTIIREK
- the purF gene encoding amidophosphoribosyltransferase, whose product is MSYEIKTGKEQETPILWTGDFYNEGTGSGDIFDTLKEECGVFGVFGHPEAASMSYYGLHALQHRGEESAGICVADGRDFNYHRGMGLVKEVFDKDKIASLVGDMSIGHVRYSTSGDSRLTNAQPLVFKYRDGDLAIATNGNIVNEPLIRKQLEQSGSIFQTTSDTEVLAHLIARSSKDFVEAAKDALKQLVGGFAFLLMTNDKLIVASDSHGLRPLVMGRIGDAYIFASESCALEVIGAQLVRDIEPGELLVLDKNGLLEDRFTEPKRKALCAMEYIYFSRPDSDMNGANLHTARKRMGSRMALEAFVDADLVTGVPDSSISAAIGFAEQTGIPYELGLIKNKYTGRTFIQPSQELREQGVKMKLSAVRSVVDGKRVVMIDDSIVRGTTSRRIVNLLREAGAAEVHVRITSPPFKNPCFYGIDTPDRRDLIASYKSIAEMCEEINADSLAFLSPEGLITSIGGHNKDDYKGGLCLSCFDNDYPTQVDFDGAEKDGCSC